A stretch of Microbacterium sp. LWH3-1.2 DNA encodes these proteins:
- a CDS encoding tRNA (adenine-N1)-methyltransferase gives MTDDNLETAGSRPSGPFRLGDRVQLTGPKGRLHTITLREGGELHTHHGVLRHSQLVGQPDGSVVANSGGHEYLALRPLLRDFVMSMPRGAAIVYPKDAAQILAEADIFPGATVVEAGVGSGALSLWLLRAIGSEGRLVSFERRDDFAAVARANVETFTGHVPANWDVVVGDLAEELNDTVAEASVDRVVLDMLAPWECIDAVAEALTPGGVVVCYVATATQLSRVAEYIRGTGLFTDPDANETMVRGWHVEGLAVRPDHRMIAHTGFLVWARRLAPGAIPPEVKRRASKSSYGDEDVELWTPGAVGDRQITDKNLRKRVREAERAAEGARQAAGRSDASDESA, from the coding sequence ATGACCGACGACAACCTGGAGACCGCGGGCTCCCGTCCGAGCGGTCCGTTCCGCCTCGGCGACCGCGTGCAGCTCACCGGACCCAAGGGCCGCCTCCACACGATCACGCTCCGCGAGGGCGGTGAGCTGCACACCCACCACGGTGTCCTGCGCCACTCGCAGCTCGTCGGCCAGCCCGACGGGTCCGTCGTGGCCAACAGCGGCGGGCACGAGTACCTGGCGCTGCGGCCGCTGCTGCGCGACTTCGTGATGTCGATGCCGCGTGGTGCGGCGATCGTGTATCCGAAGGACGCGGCGCAGATCCTCGCCGAAGCCGACATCTTCCCCGGCGCCACGGTCGTCGAGGCCGGCGTGGGCTCGGGGGCGCTGTCGCTGTGGCTCCTGCGTGCGATCGGGAGCGAAGGGCGGCTCGTCTCCTTCGAGCGCCGCGACGACTTCGCCGCAGTCGCGCGGGCGAACGTGGAGACGTTCACCGGTCACGTTCCGGCGAACTGGGACGTGGTGGTGGGCGACCTCGCCGAGGAGCTGAACGACACGGTTGCCGAGGCATCCGTCGATCGGGTCGTGCTCGACATGCTCGCCCCCTGGGAGTGCATCGACGCCGTGGCCGAGGCGCTCACCCCCGGTGGTGTGGTGGTCTGCTACGTCGCGACGGCGACCCAGCTCAGCCGCGTCGCGGAGTACATCCGCGGGACAGGGCTGTTCACCGACCCCGACGCGAACGAGACCATGGTGCGCGGCTGGCACGTCGAGGGCCTGGCCGTACGCCCGGATCACCGCATGATCGCGCACACCGGGTTTCTCGTGTGGGCGCGGCGGCTGGCGCCCGGAGCCATCCCGCCCGAGGTGAAGCGCCGTGCGTCGAAGTCGAGCTACGGCGACGAGGACGTGGAGCTGTGGACGCCCGGCGCCGTCGGCGACCGGCAGATCACCGACAAGAACCTGCGCAAGCGGGTGCGCGAGGCCGAGCGCGCCGCCGAGGGCGCGCGCCAGGCGGCGGGACGGTCCGACGCGTCCGACGAGTCCGCCTAA
- the tatA gene encoding Sec-independent protein translocase subunit TatA produces MGAFGWPHLLIILAVILLLFGAAKLPALAKSLGQSARVFKGEMKAMKEDDSTAKPKAENVASETPKADTPASSSSTADPSS; encoded by the coding sequence ATGGGCGCATTCGGATGGCCGCACCTTTTGATCATCCTCGCGGTGATCCTGCTTCTGTTCGGGGCGGCGAAACTGCCGGCTCTGGCCAAGAGCCTCGGTCAGTCCGCCCGGGTCTTCAAGGGCGAGATGAAGGCGATGAAGGAAGACGACTCCACGGCGAAGCCGAAGGCAGAGAACGTGGCGTCCGAGACTCCCAAGGCCGACACCCCCGCGAGCTCGAGCAGCACCGCAGACCCTTCATCCTGA
- the lnt gene encoding apolipoprotein N-acyltransferase yields MPPRPILPLWAAVPLSVLAGVLFDLAFPSVAWWPMAFMSVALALVTLIGRRVGGAFVTGLAFGLAFYLLNVDFTAEWVGPLPWLALSLLEALFVAGGAVLISLAYRWVPVVVPRRGRLLVTSVLIAGLWTAKEAVIGGFPYGGFPWGRVGTSQVNGPFAEVVSWTGTAGLTFLIVALVAAAVEFARSPRRTRAGGIRPLLPVAVLALVATALLLVPAWATTPAGTMRVASVQGNGPAGYFDHREAGDILESQYEATKPLFGAEGVDVVLWPEGSVDVDPDGSPVVAAALDRVAGQVGAPLVANRIDKRGDEYFNMSFLWREGAGIEQTYDKRNPVPFGEYVPDREFYASIAPDLIGMIGRDYTPGTTVPVFDIDGTIAGLAICFDVIYDALIWEGAREGAQIYLFQTNNADFRGTDENLQQLAVARLRAIETGRSVVNLSTVGTSQVIAPDGSTIDGLPADEPGHMLTDVPLRTGLTPAVIIGPWLNALAAWGSVVALAGVGIAVRRRMRGHAKTPAP; encoded by the coding sequence GTGCCACCTCGCCCGATCCTCCCGTTGTGGGCGGCGGTTCCGCTCTCGGTTCTGGCCGGGGTGCTGTTCGACCTGGCTTTTCCGTCGGTCGCGTGGTGGCCGATGGCCTTCATGTCGGTCGCGCTCGCGCTCGTGACCCTCATCGGGCGCCGCGTCGGCGGCGCATTCGTGACGGGACTCGCCTTCGGCCTCGCGTTCTACTTGCTCAACGTCGACTTCACCGCCGAATGGGTCGGACCGCTTCCGTGGCTCGCGCTCTCCCTGCTCGAGGCGCTGTTCGTCGCGGGCGGCGCGGTGCTCATCTCGCTCGCCTACCGGTGGGTTCCCGTAGTGGTACCGCGCCGCGGCCGCCTCCTGGTCACCTCGGTGCTCATCGCGGGACTGTGGACCGCGAAAGAGGCGGTGATCGGCGGTTTCCCGTACGGCGGTTTCCCGTGGGGGCGCGTCGGCACGTCGCAGGTGAACGGGCCGTTCGCCGAGGTGGTCTCGTGGACGGGGACTGCCGGACTCACGTTCCTGATCGTTGCGCTCGTCGCTGCCGCAGTAGAATTCGCCCGGTCCCCGCGACGCACGCGGGCAGGCGGCATCCGCCCCCTCCTCCCGGTCGCGGTGCTGGCGCTCGTCGCCACCGCGCTCCTCCTCGTCCCCGCGTGGGCGACGACGCCGGCGGGCACGATGCGCGTCGCGAGCGTGCAGGGCAACGGCCCGGCGGGCTACTTCGACCATCGGGAGGCGGGAGACATCCTCGAGTCCCAGTACGAGGCCACGAAGCCGCTGTTCGGGGCAGAGGGCGTCGATGTGGTGCTGTGGCCGGAGGGGAGCGTGGATGTCGACCCCGACGGATCGCCGGTCGTCGCGGCCGCCCTCGACCGCGTCGCGGGGCAGGTGGGCGCGCCGCTGGTCGCCAACCGCATCGACAAGCGCGGCGACGAGTACTTCAACATGTCGTTCCTCTGGCGCGAGGGCGCCGGTATCGAGCAGACCTACGACAAGCGCAACCCGGTGCCGTTCGGCGAGTACGTGCCCGACCGGGAGTTCTACGCGTCGATCGCGCCCGACCTCATCGGCATGATCGGCCGCGACTACACGCCCGGCACCACCGTGCCGGTGTTCGACATCGACGGCACCATCGCGGGGCTCGCGATCTGCTTCGACGTCATCTATGACGCCCTGATCTGGGAAGGCGCGCGCGAGGGGGCGCAGATCTACCTCTTCCAGACGAACAACGCGGACTTCCGTGGCACCGATGAGAACCTGCAGCAGCTGGCCGTGGCGAGACTGCGCGCGATCGAGACCGGGCGCTCGGTCGTGAACCTCTCGACAGTCGGCACGAGCCAGGTGATCGCTCCCGACGGGTCCACCATCGACGGGCTCCCCGCGGACGAGCCCGGACACATGCTCACCGACGTCCCGCTGCGGACCGGCCTCACACCGGCCGTCATCATCGGGCCGTGGCTGAACGCCCTCGCGGCGTGGGGCAGCGTCGTCGCGCTCGCGGGGGTCGGCATCGCCGTGCGCCGGCGCATGCGCGGACACGCGAAGACGCCGGCCCCATAG
- a CDS encoding DEAD/DEAH box helicase translates to MSEPAPADRYARASASARLDRTHPITAAFADSQRFTLDPFQIEGCRSLEEGRSVLVAAPTGAGKTIVGEFAVHLAMREPGDKAFYTTPMKALSNQKFRELQDVYGEGEVGLLTGDTNINGNARIVVMTTEVLRNMLYADSPALRGLRYVVMDEVHYLADRFRGAVWEEVIIHLAPSVRLISLSATVSNAEEFGDWLDTVRGDTEVIVSETRPVPLEQHVLVRGDLLPLFDDRAGIATAQVNQELMRIRSFKGQNFERNHRVQASNSARQAGYEATRRRPNRGGKRPVRSANVQRIERLDRPDVVELLSRANLLPAIFFIFSRAGCDAAVQQVRRAGVRLTSQEERREIRAVIEERTRTLLEEDLAVLGFWEWRENLERGVASHHAGLLPAFKEVVEELFQRKLVKVVFATETLALGINMPARTVVLEKLEKFNGEARVAITSGEYTQLTGRAGRRGIDVEGHAVIQWTEGLDPQAVAALASRRTYPLNSSFRPTYNMAVNLIDQFGRAKAREILESSFAQFQADRAVVGLARQVKEHEDSLAGYAKAMACDRGDFAEYSRIRRELSDVEKLNRKDVSASRRTRDERQRHIAGLRKQMQRHPCHQCPDREHHARWAERYWKLKRDVDKLRRQIETRTGTVARIFDRVVDVLGALEYVSIQDDGTTTLTPAGRTMRRIYGERDLLVAESLRRGIWKDLDAPSLAALACSLVYEPRRDDGGPGERGLPRGAFRPAFEATLSLWQELDDLEQEHRLPGTEPVSAGLAQAMHTWARGGMLDRVLIEADMAAGDFVRWSKQTIDLLDQLSIVADPPIAGTARKALDAVRRGIVAYSGV, encoded by the coding sequence GTGAGCGAGCCCGCTCCCGCCGACCGCTATGCGCGCGCGAGCGCCTCCGCGCGTCTCGATCGGACGCACCCGATCACGGCCGCCTTCGCCGACTCCCAGCGGTTCACCCTCGATCCGTTCCAGATCGAGGGATGCCGCTCCCTCGAGGAGGGCCGGAGCGTCCTGGTGGCCGCACCCACCGGGGCGGGGAAGACGATCGTCGGCGAGTTCGCGGTGCACCTCGCGATGCGCGAACCTGGCGACAAGGCGTTCTACACGACGCCGATGAAGGCGCTCTCGAACCAGAAGTTCCGCGAGCTCCAGGACGTCTACGGCGAGGGCGAGGTCGGTCTCCTCACCGGCGACACCAACATCAACGGCAATGCGCGCATCGTCGTCATGACGACCGAGGTGCTGCGGAACATGCTGTACGCCGATTCTCCGGCGTTGCGGGGCCTCCGCTACGTGGTCATGGATGAGGTGCACTACCTCGCCGACCGCTTCCGCGGCGCGGTGTGGGAGGAGGTCATCATCCACCTCGCTCCGAGCGTGCGGCTGATCTCACTGTCGGCGACCGTCTCGAACGCCGAGGAGTTCGGCGACTGGCTCGACACGGTGCGCGGCGACACCGAGGTCATCGTCTCCGAGACCCGCCCGGTGCCGCTCGAGCAGCACGTGCTCGTGCGCGGCGATCTGCTCCCGCTCTTCGACGACCGCGCCGGCATCGCGACGGCGCAGGTCAACCAGGAGCTCATGCGCATCCGCTCCTTCAAAGGCCAGAACTTCGAGCGCAATCATCGGGTGCAGGCGTCCAACAGTGCGCGGCAGGCCGGATACGAGGCAACCCGTCGTCGCCCGAACCGCGGCGGCAAGCGGCCGGTGCGGTCCGCGAACGTACAGCGGATCGAGCGTCTCGACCGCCCCGACGTCGTCGAGCTGCTGTCGCGCGCCAACCTGCTCCCCGCGATCTTCTTCATCTTCAGCCGAGCGGGCTGCGACGCGGCCGTGCAGCAGGTGCGCCGTGCCGGCGTGCGGCTGACCTCGCAGGAGGAGCGGCGCGAGATCCGTGCTGTGATCGAAGAGCGCACGCGTACCCTCCTCGAGGAAGACCTCGCCGTGCTGGGGTTCTGGGAGTGGCGCGAGAATCTGGAACGCGGCGTCGCCTCGCACCACGCGGGGCTGCTGCCGGCGTTCAAGGAGGTCGTCGAGGAGCTCTTCCAGCGCAAGCTGGTGAAGGTGGTGTTCGCCACCGAGACCCTCGCCCTCGGCATCAACATGCCCGCGCGCACCGTTGTGCTCGAGAAGCTCGAGAAGTTCAACGGCGAAGCCCGCGTCGCCATCACGTCGGGGGAGTACACGCAGCTCACCGGTCGTGCAGGCCGCCGTGGCATCGACGTCGAAGGACACGCGGTCATCCAGTGGACAGAGGGTCTCGACCCGCAGGCCGTGGCCGCCCTCGCCTCCCGGCGCACGTACCCGCTCAACTCGAGTTTCCGGCCGACCTACAACATGGCGGTCAACCTCATCGATCAGTTCGGCCGCGCCAAGGCGCGCGAGATCCTCGAGTCCTCGTTCGCCCAGTTCCAGGCGGACCGCGCCGTCGTCGGGCTCGCCCGGCAGGTGAAGGAACATGAGGACTCGCTCGCGGGCTATGCGAAGGCGATGGCGTGCGACCGCGGGGACTTCGCCGAGTACTCGCGCATCCGCCGCGAGCTGAGCGACGTCGAGAAGCTCAACCGCAAGGACGTGAGCGCGTCCCGCCGGACCCGCGACGAGCGGCAGCGGCACATCGCGGGCCTGCGCAAGCAGATGCAGCGGCATCCGTGCCATCAATGCCCCGACCGCGAGCACCACGCGCGGTGGGCCGAGCGGTACTGGAAGCTCAAGCGCGACGTCGACAAGCTGCGGCGGCAGATCGAGACCCGCACCGGCACGGTCGCGCGCATCTTCGACCGCGTCGTCGACGTGCTGGGCGCGCTCGAGTACGTGTCGATCCAGGACGACGGGACGACGACGCTGACCCCCGCGGGTCGAACGATGCGCCGCATCTACGGCGAGCGGGACCTCCTCGTCGCCGAGTCGCTGCGGCGCGGCATCTGGAAGGACCTGGATGCCCCCTCCCTCGCCGCACTCGCCTGCTCGCTCGTGTACGAGCCGCGGCGGGACGACGGTGGCCCGGGGGAGCGGGGGCTGCCGCGCGGCGCGTTCCGCCCGGCGTTCGAGGCGACGCTGTCGCTGTGGCAGGAGCTCGACGACCTCGAGCAGGAGCACCGGCTGCCGGGCACCGAGCCGGTCTCGGCCGGCCTGGCGCAGGCGATGCACACGTGGGCACGCGGGGGCATGCTCGATCGCGTGCTGATCGAGGCCGACATGGCAGCCGGCGACTTCGTGCGCTGGTCGAAGCAGACGATCGATCTGCTCGACCAGCTGTCGATCGTCGCCGATCCGCCGATCGCGGGCACGGCACGCAAGGCGCTGGATGCCGTGCGCCGTGGCATCGTCGCGTACTCCGGCGTCTAG
- a CDS encoding helix-turn-helix transcriptional regulator, protein MSVRRQLVATDRAALMLQLVPYLIGKGEVSLAEAADEFDVSPEQMRSMVERLTVIGLPGDRGYWQMANDLFDIDWDLLDERDLILITNSVGLERAPKLTAREAAALLAGLQLARSIPGVGDTALYAGLLAKLARGASGIPAEVILATEPVDAVRDLVSDALRRGVAVSFTYKAPDAAPTTRTVDPVKVHIASGQWYLQGWCHLREAMRTFHLDRVSDLELTGIPSTHAGDQAPDWFDTDAGEVVARIRFAEDVAPLLGDYLDRATLETADGVTVATMRVADELSLRRLAARRGGLVEVVEPAAARRAVADWAEAGLAQYR, encoded by the coding sequence ATGAGCGTCCGGCGCCAGCTCGTGGCGACCGACCGCGCCGCGCTCATGCTGCAGCTCGTCCCGTACCTGATCGGCAAGGGCGAGGTGTCGCTGGCCGAGGCCGCCGACGAGTTCGATGTGTCACCTGAGCAGATGCGGTCGATGGTCGAGAGGCTCACCGTGATCGGCCTGCCGGGCGACCGCGGCTATTGGCAGATGGCGAACGACCTGTTCGACATCGACTGGGACCTCCTCGACGAGCGCGATCTCATCCTCATCACGAACTCCGTCGGTCTGGAGCGCGCGCCCAAGCTCACGGCGCGCGAGGCGGCGGCGCTTCTGGCGGGCCTGCAGCTGGCGCGATCGATCCCGGGCGTGGGCGACACCGCGCTGTACGCCGGGCTGCTCGCCAAGCTCGCGCGGGGTGCGTCGGGGATTCCCGCCGAGGTGATCCTCGCCACGGAGCCCGTCGACGCCGTGCGCGACCTCGTGTCCGACGCGCTGCGGCGAGGCGTCGCCGTGTCGTTCACGTACAAGGCGCCGGACGCCGCGCCCACGACGCGCACGGTCGACCCGGTGAAGGTGCACATCGCGAGCGGGCAGTGGTACCTGCAGGGCTGGTGCCATCTGCGCGAGGCGATGCGCACCTTCCACCTCGACCGCGTCAGCGACCTCGAGCTCACCGGCATCCCGAGCACGCACGCGGGCGACCAGGCACCGGACTGGTTCGACACCGACGCGGGCGAGGTGGTCGCGCGCATCCGCTTCGCGGAGGATGTCGCGCCGCTGCTGGGGGACTACCTCGATCGCGCCACGCTCGAGACCGCCGATGGCGTCACTGTCGCGACCATGCGGGTCGCCGATGAGCTGAGCCTCCGCCGCCTCGCGGCGCGCCGCGGCGGACTCGTCGAGGTGGTCGAGCCTGCGGCCGCACGCCGCGCCGTCGCGGACTGGGCCGAAGCGGGCTTGGCGCAATACCGGTGA
- a CDS encoding PAC2 family protein, which translates to MDGLGRRVLVAAFDGWNDAGEAASSAITQLRDGGSYETVFSVDPELYFDYQYTRPHIAADGDGRRTLRWPEATLLRPAQATRGTQLWLLTGVEPARAWQAFSSEFIDVALREDITGFVAIGSMMSDVPHTRPISVFSGSDNENLRTALELERSTYEGPVGILSVLGDAAERAGIPTASLWASVPHYVAGHTPSPKATLALLDRLEDLTGAPVPRGDLATEAAAWEASIDAAAADDEEMTEYIHQLERTRDTWDSPEASGDAIAQEFERYLRRTDGKPGDGPSKPGRDDPRR; encoded by the coding sequence GTGGACGGATTGGGTCGTCGTGTTCTCGTCGCAGCGTTCGACGGTTGGAACGATGCGGGCGAAGCCGCGTCGTCCGCCATCACCCAGCTGCGCGACGGCGGCTCGTACGAGACGGTGTTCTCGGTCGATCCCGAGCTGTACTTCGACTACCAGTACACGCGTCCGCACATCGCCGCCGACGGCGACGGACGCCGCACCCTCCGCTGGCCCGAGGCGACGCTCCTGCGCCCCGCGCAGGCGACGCGCGGGACGCAGCTGTGGCTGCTCACCGGCGTCGAGCCGGCGCGCGCGTGGCAGGCGTTCTCGTCGGAGTTCATCGACGTGGCCCTGCGCGAGGACATCACCGGGTTCGTCGCCATCGGCTCGATGATGTCGGACGTGCCGCACACGCGGCCGATCTCGGTCTTCTCCGGCAGCGACAACGAGAACCTGCGCACGGCGCTCGAGCTCGAGCGCAGCACCTACGAGGGCCCGGTCGGCATCCTCAGCGTCCTCGGCGACGCCGCGGAGCGCGCGGGCATCCCGACGGCGAGCTTGTGGGCGAGCGTGCCGCACTACGTCGCCGGCCACACGCCCTCGCCCAAGGCGACGCTGGCGCTCCTCGACAGACTCGAAGACCTCACGGGCGCCCCCGTCCCCCGCGGCGACCTCGCCACGGAGGCTGCGGCGTGGGAGGCGTCCATCGACGCGGCGGCCGCCGACGACGAGGAGATGACCGAGTACATCCACCAGCTCGAGCGCACCCGCGACACGTGGGACTCCCCCGAGGCTTCGGGCGACGCGATCGCCCAGGAGTTCGAGCGGTACCTGCGCCGCACCGATGGCAAGCCGGGCGACGGGCCGAGCAAGCCCGGCCGCGACGATCCGCGCCGCTGA
- the tatC gene encoding twin-arginine translocase subunit TatC — MSLGGHLRELRRRFFIAAAGLVVGMIVAFVISGWVIDLLSQPIVQIASERGDQYIALNFTTVSSGFDLHMRIAFAIGLLISAPIWLWQIWAFIMPGLTRKEVSYTVGFLAAAIPLFVAGLYVGWLIMPHMVVLMANFVPNDQGIAQFYDYATYYDFVFKLLLVIGVSFVTPVFLVALNLAGVVSGRGILKGWRVAIIVITVFAAAATPAADVTSMLLLAGILCVLYFAAVGLSMLFDRRKAKRDRAAGLLPPEVS, encoded by the coding sequence ATGTCCCTGGGCGGGCATCTGCGCGAGCTCCGGAGGCGCTTCTTCATCGCCGCGGCCGGCCTCGTCGTCGGAATGATCGTCGCGTTCGTCATCAGCGGCTGGGTCATCGACCTGCTGTCGCAGCCGATCGTGCAGATCGCGAGCGAGCGCGGCGACCAGTACATCGCGCTCAACTTCACGACGGTGTCGAGCGGTTTCGATCTGCATATGCGGATCGCGTTCGCGATCGGACTGCTGATCTCGGCGCCCATCTGGCTCTGGCAGATCTGGGCGTTCATCATGCCCGGGCTCACGCGCAAAGAGGTCAGTTACACGGTCGGCTTCCTCGCGGCCGCGATCCCGCTGTTCGTCGCCGGGCTGTACGTGGGCTGGCTGATCATGCCGCACATGGTCGTGCTCATGGCCAACTTCGTGCCGAACGACCAGGGCATCGCGCAGTTCTACGACTACGCCACGTACTACGACTTCGTCTTCAAGCTGCTGCTGGTCATCGGGGTCTCGTTCGTGACGCCGGTCTTCCTGGTGGCGCTCAATCTGGCGGGCGTCGTGTCGGGTCGCGGCATCCTCAAGGGGTGGCGCGTCGCCATCATCGTTATCACCGTGTTCGCGGCCGCCGCGACCCCCGCCGCGGACGTCACCTCGATGCTGCTGCTCGCGGGCATCCTCTGTGTGCTGTACTTCGCCGCAGTCGGCCTCTCGATGCTGTTCGACCGCCGCAAGGCCAAGCGGGACCGCGCGGCCGGCCTCCTGCCGCCCGAGGTCTCGTGA
- a CDS encoding FKBP-type peptidyl-prolyl cis-trans isomerase, giving the protein MRKIPAALVVLGLVTVGLAGCSLPGSSASDCSRPEVSNPDVMDLITVTGDTEDEPEVDLYTPVKAPELAYEDVVTGDGTAITSAAQPLVLDVALFSGTTGELLAATPYDGDLSRVGSVAQFANFPGFEEALHCATEGSRVAVALSPDDLGDGVAEQAGLDDGDALVAVIDLRKVYLAAADGQNQFNSGFGLPSVVRAPDGRPGLIIPDGAAPGDLTIQTLKKGDGDEVSGERPVRVHYTGVVWGEDEPFDSTWDGEPASLTLDAVVPGFAKALEGQTVGSQVLVVVPPAEGYGDQAQAGIPAGSTLVFVIDILGLDAVPAE; this is encoded by the coding sequence GTGCGCAAGATCCCCGCTGCCCTGGTTGTCCTGGGACTGGTGACCGTCGGCCTGGCCGGATGCTCGCTGCCCGGCTCGTCCGCTTCCGACTGCTCGCGTCCCGAGGTATCGAACCCCGACGTGATGGACCTCATCACCGTCACCGGTGACACCGAGGACGAGCCCGAGGTCGACCTGTACACGCCGGTGAAGGCACCGGAGCTCGCGTACGAGGACGTCGTGACGGGTGACGGCACCGCGATCACGTCCGCGGCCCAGCCTCTCGTGCTCGACGTCGCACTGTTCAGCGGCACGACCGGCGAACTGCTCGCCGCGACGCCGTACGACGGCGACCTGTCACGCGTGGGCTCGGTCGCGCAGTTCGCCAACTTCCCCGGCTTCGAGGAGGCGCTGCACTGCGCCACCGAGGGATCCCGCGTCGCCGTCGCGCTGTCACCCGACGACCTCGGCGATGGCGTCGCCGAGCAGGCCGGTCTCGATGACGGAGACGCGCTCGTCGCCGTCATCGACCTGCGGAAGGTGTACCTCGCGGCCGCCGACGGCCAGAATCAGTTCAACAGCGGCTTCGGGCTGCCGTCCGTCGTGCGCGCGCCCGACGGACGCCCCGGCCTCATCATCCCCGACGGTGCGGCGCCGGGCGATCTGACGATCCAGACGCTCAAGAAGGGCGACGGCGACGAGGTCAGCGGCGAGCGGCCGGTGCGTGTCCACTACACCGGCGTGGTGTGGGGTGAAGACGAGCCGTTCGACTCGACGTGGGACGGCGAGCCCGCATCCCTCACGCTCGACGCCGTGGTCCCCGGCTTCGCGAAGGCGCTCGAAGGACAGACCGTCGGCTCGCAGGTGCTCGTCGTCGTGCCGCCCGCCGAGGGCTACGGTGACCAGGCGCAGGCCGGCATCCCGGCCGGCTCGACGTTGGTCTTCGTCATCGACATCCTCGGCCTCGACGCGGTGCCGGCCGAGTAG
- a CDS encoding HAD family hydrolase, which yields MNAPRLAAVLWDMDGTLVDTEPYWMAAETPLIESFGGTWSHEQALGLVGLGLEDSARILQGTGVRMSADAIIDHLTEDVMRQLSATGVPFRPGARELLASLREAGVKTGLVTMSMRRMAQTVVDLIDFDAFDVVIAGDDATRPKPFPDPYLQACEALGVTPDETVAIEDSPNGLRSAVASGASVIGVPLMVSLTGAGAHTLWQSLEGRTAADVAEFHAAHRARAHAPHPAEETAR from the coding sequence GTGAATGCGCCCCGACTCGCCGCCGTCCTGTGGGACATGGACGGCACCCTCGTCGACACCGAGCCGTACTGGATGGCGGCGGAGACGCCTCTCATCGAGAGCTTCGGGGGCACGTGGTCGCACGAGCAGGCGCTCGGATTGGTCGGCCTCGGGCTCGAGGACTCCGCCCGCATCCTGCAGGGCACGGGCGTGCGCATGAGCGCCGACGCGATCATCGACCACCTCACCGAGGACGTCATGCGCCAGCTGTCCGCCACGGGCGTGCCGTTCCGCCCGGGCGCCCGTGAGCTGCTGGCGAGCCTGCGTGAGGCCGGTGTCAAGACGGGACTCGTGACGATGTCGATGCGTCGTATGGCGCAGACCGTCGTGGACCTCATCGACTTCGACGCGTTCGACGTCGTCATCGCCGGCGACGACGCCACGCGCCCGAAGCCCTTCCCCGACCCGTACCTCCAGGCGTGCGAGGCGCTCGGAGTCACGCCCGACGAGACGGTCGCCATCGAGGACTCGCCCAATGGATTGCGCTCAGCCGTCGCGTCGGGCGCGTCGGTCATCGGCGTGCCGCTCATGGTGTCGCTCACCGGCGCCGGCGCCCACACGCTGTGGCAGAGCCTCGAAGGGCGCACGGCCGCAGATGTCGCCGAGTTCCACGCGGCGCACCGCGCCCGCGCCCACGCCCCGCACCCCGCCGAGGAGACCGCCCGATGA
- a CDS encoding helix-turn-helix transcriptional regulator, producing MPATAAAKIPPEERLVNLVVALIATDQGLTKDTILTSVAGYREQSEAGASKDALEKMFERDKESLRGLGVPIETIGDWADPDDLREARYRVPSAEYELPEDIEFTPAELALLTLAGGVWSESSMSDDARSGLRKIRALGDLVDEPIIGFSPRLSLRDPAFPALQQAIESSRVVTFPYLKPGEAAPRTRRVQPLALVEYEGRWHVFGIDLDVRADRTFLLARIVGPVSITRASFDAALREGAGDRALAGLDDVAARNSALLEVNPGTEAALRLARRAQPAEQGIRVPYVDAHIFADELASYGPEVRVVEPADLRDRVIDRLAATRDLHGGTS from the coding sequence GTGCCTGCCACTGCCGCCGCGAAGATCCCGCCCGAGGAGCGCCTGGTGAACCTCGTGGTGGCGCTCATCGCGACCGATCAGGGCCTCACGAAGGACACCATCCTGACCTCGGTCGCGGGCTACCGCGAGCAAAGCGAGGCGGGGGCGTCGAAGGACGCGCTCGAGAAGATGTTCGAGCGGGACAAGGAGTCGCTGCGCGGGCTGGGCGTTCCCATCGAGACGATCGGCGACTGGGCCGACCCCGACGACCTGCGCGAGGCGCGGTACCGCGTGCCGAGCGCCGAGTACGAACTCCCGGAGGACATCGAGTTCACCCCCGCCGAGCTGGCGCTGCTCACCCTCGCCGGTGGTGTCTGGAGCGAAAGCTCCATGTCGGACGACGCCCGGAGCGGCCTGCGCAAGATCCGCGCCCTGGGGGATCTCGTCGACGAGCCCATCATCGGCTTCTCGCCGCGCCTCAGCCTGCGCGATCCCGCGTTCCCGGCGCTGCAGCAGGCCATCGAGTCGAGCCGCGTCGTCACCTTCCCGTACCTCAAGCCAGGGGAGGCGGCACCTCGCACGCGGCGCGTGCAGCCGCTCGCCCTCGTCGAGTACGAGGGCCGGTGGCACGTGTTCGGCATCGACCTCGACGTCCGTGCCGACCGCACGTTCCTTCTCGCGCGCATCGTCGGTCCGGTCTCCATCACCCGCGCGTCCTTCGACGCGGCGCTGCGCGAGGGTGCAGGCGACCGCGCACTCGCGGGTCTCGACGACGTCGCTGCGCGCAATTCGGCGCTGCTGGAGGTGAACCCCGGCACCGAGGCGGCTCTGCGTCTCGCGCGTCGCGCGCAGCCCGCCGAGCAGGGGATCCGGGTGCCGTACGTCGACGCGCACATCTTCGCCGACGAGCTCGCCTCCTACGGTCCCGAGGTGCGGGTCGTCGAGCCCGCGGACCTGCGCGACCGCGTCATCGACCGGCTCGCGGCGACACGCGATCTCCACGGAGGGACCTCATGA